The DNA window CCACCTGTGAATCAATTCAGACAGGATAGATACCTTTTAGATTACAAATAAGATTCAAAAGTTATCTTTACATTACTCCCTACTTTAAGATTATCTGAAGATATTAATTTCATGCACTTCTGTTTGAGAGAATCACTCAATTATTACAGCCACCTTAGTTTACTTTTCTacagatatttcttctttttggctgtcccatggcatgtgggatcttagttccagtgCAAcgggaagtgcagagtcttaacagtggactgccagggcagTCTCTCCTTTCTACAACGTTGATATTTAGAATAGAAACTTAGGTTGCAAGGAGAGGAGGAAATCAAGGGCTATTTCGGCTATGTGCTAACTTAATACCTCTCtgcattcatatttttttctccctcctaaTCTCTTACTAAAATGatggcaaaatatattttttaggaTATTTagtcacaaaaatagaaatataataaaacataacATTTTGGAACAGGAAAGCAGATGAGAATGTAAGAAAATAGATTAAAAGAATAGGAGAAAACACAATTTTAAGAGGATAGAAGGGTACAGTGAAGAACCAGCCCAATTTGTACCAGGGAATACACCAGAAGGAACTGACATGGGGATGAAGGCAGGTGATTCAAACCTACAGAATTTGTTCAAAGTCTCTTTAAGAAGTAGTtagccacccctgcccccagctctcTTCTTTCCCCTTGCTTTTGCAGCTGGGTAACTGCCTTGTACCTAGTGGACTAGGGGATTACCAGACACAGTTTAAGGCAGAGATATCAAATAACAAGTAAACATATACATGCTGGCATCCAGGCCTTCATTCTTAAGGCACAGATGTAGAAAGAGTCTTCTTTGGAGACTATATATTTGCCTTAAGAAGAAAGATAAACAAATACTGATGAGCAGCATGGGAATCCCCAACTAATCGGCTTGACCAGATCACTGGATAGTGAAACTCAGTCAACAAGTCTTAATCACCCCCTTCAGGTCAGCTCTTTAATTCCTTACTTTTCCATATGAGCACACAACCAAGAATTATCAGACATCAGAGGAGAATACTTTAAATGTAATACAAGGatcaaaataaacaataaaaaagggCAACTTGGAAGAGACAAACAATACAAAGAAACCTTACAAtaacaattctttaaaaatttcctgagagagagagagagaggcattaAGGCATTTAGGTATTATAAGCATAAAATGAGGATAGAGTCTTGAAGAAAATCATCAATGAAATAATTCAAGGCAGCATTTGGTAAGGAAAAAATGCTTGGGTATATTATTTGCTGCCAACTATTCCATAATAGAGGaattaaacagaaaaggaaatgtatGATGTTTTTCAAACAGTTTACTGTTAGTGCTTCTGTGGTGTAGCTAAAATGAAAGAGGGTGTCAGACAGACATATAACTTGGCAGCAGTTTACCCCAAATGTCTCCCTATCATTCCAACCATTCAGCTACACAGTATAACACACATACCCTCCAATCTACCGTTTtctaaaatcaaaacaaacccctgataaatttaaaaaccaaaaaaccccatAGCTTGCTCTGGTGATAGGATCATATGCTCCCATAAGGTTCCCTACCAAAGTAACCCCCCCTTAGGCTAATGAAGAAAAAATGGTTTTGAAATGACCCTTGCTGTTCTTATAAAGAACTGAGTGATGTTTTGGCCTTTGCCCCAAATATCATTCACAAAAAACCTTGGTATTGCTGCCCATTTGAGAAAGAAAGTAAGACTGAAATTTGCCAGGCTCTCACTTCTTGCCTTTTCCCTTTATTGGGAAAAATAGGCCATCAATTTTTTTGCAATGATGAAGAGGAGCTAGCAGGAACTATCACTCTATGTTGAGAGACATGAAGAAATGTAGTCCTCCTTTTAAATCTAACACTTATGTTTGCAGACTTATGGGGCAATAATTATTCTGGTTCATTTAAGACAGCATTTTTACAATTCATTTCATTCGTAAAACATGTCACTAATCAGACatcattcacttatttttatgCACACGGATCTCCTTTTCCCTCTACTTGCTCCTCTCCTTCAGTGTTACGCACCTCACTGGACGGCACTATCATCCATTAGCAACTCAACTCAGAAATCTGGGAATTATAGTCAAATTCTTTTGTTTATATACAGTCTAACATTTATTCTatcaattttctttctcaaattcatTCTCTTGTCTCCAATGCTAGTGCCACTGTCTGGGGAATAAGGCTCACAGCACTTTTCATCTAGGTTACTACTGCGCAAACATTTCAGCCTGCTGACTGGTGTCCTGCCACCACCCTCTTCACAGattaattatttcacaatttctgtaatatatgtaaaatattaataggaCTTCAAGGCTGAGAGAACTGTATCATGAACACCTTGAATGATGGAAAAGAATTCCTTCTAATGTTTCTTTGAATTAAACTACTGAAATATTAATACTTACTTTGGGAATGCATCAAAACAGTAGGTCTTCTTGGTATCAGGAAAAGCAACTCGCATTCCTGAGGTCAAAGGAGAATGAAGAATAACAGCAGCACTCTCATACCGAGCAGCAAGATCCACAGATGGTACTGTCCCTATACTTTGGCCATATATAATCACATTTTCAGGGCGAATGCCATATCTACATAgtacagaagttaaaaaaaaaagagttgtagAGTCAGACTGGTATGAAATGTTCAGTCACTAGTAAGTACTTAATCTTATAAAAGAATGACTTAAAATGAGACAATGtcaacaaatttatatttaaaatgtaagtttCTTAGTCACCACTACCATATCTAATGCAATAATAAAatctatattcatttatttcattggtTTCCATTTCATCTTTTGAAAAAATAGTAGCTGAGGTCTCTTAGAATCTTAAAGAATGAATTTATTAAATCATTTATGCAATTCAGTGTAgcttattattaaatatatttggaACATACTATGTCACTAATATTTTAATGGAGATTCAGTTTTTATATTCCGTTCAATGTAACAGAGGTTCTTCATTTCTCTAGGTATTAAAAGtggctctttttattttctgaagttgGTCATAGTGATGAAAACGCAATGCAACAGTAgggaatgaataaaatatatgtattatagcCTAGTGCAAACTACTTATTTTCTCGAGATTTGCATTTATTCACCCATAGAAATGGACTAATGTGGAAAAGATTAAGAGATGAATGAGAATTTCAAATGCCACATGGTTTGGTGATTTATGAATAGACTTCATGACAAAATCTCAAGACTACTAccttaattcctttaaaaatgcttcagtAATACTGGGTATATAGCATGTTTCTACGATATAATTGTCCTAACTATAAACTACCGGCAGTGTAAGTGAGGTACTATGGGAGCTTATGAATGTGCGATTAAGGGCTAGAGTCAGTCACATCAAACACGCTGCCTTTCCACTTTAGTGGTCTGACAACAGTCATTTCTGGGTGCTGACAGTTATTTGCACAACAGTTTTTAGTGTTGTGAAAAGGTAACAGAATCTGAATATTTCCCGGGAAAAAGTAAGATAAACCCTTGTGCTTCCTATAGTTCTTGCTGGGGGCACAAGACTCTTCGAACTATCTAGGTGGTGACGTACCTCCTCCCAGGTTCTTCAAATTGGTTCTACACAAGAACTTGGACCCTGGCCCAGAGACTGGGTTCGAGTTACTCCAGAGTGACTCTAAATGTAACAAAACtaagaaaaggttttttttttgtttgtttgcaacAGACTTAGCTTCATAGGAATGAAGGAATTAGGAAAATGAACATTTAGTGGCAATGACGGGTTTTAGGCTAAAGCTAGCAATGGCAAGGCTCCAAAGTAGCAGAAGCAGCTGCCAATTTAGCATCAGAGGACTTGAGGCAGAAACAGAATTTCAGAATAGTACATGTTTGAAAGGACTTTAGAGACCATCTAATCTAGGTCAGCTGCTTACTGAGCAGATGTTCAAAGTCAGAGTAAGTTAATGACAGACCTATAATTAGGCTCAGGTATACTGACTCCAGGTCCAGTGCTTTTTCGATTATAGCACACAGATAAGGAGCTCAGAGACTGTGGGGGAAAGGCCAGAGTGAGTATTACTCCCTATTTTCTGTTGATCCATCAGAAGTTCAGTAATGTGGGTTATAAATATTCAATTACTCTTAAAAGGAAGTTACTCAGATAATAATTAAgttcattaattattttttcccttcctgttactTAAACCCTAACTTTTTACTTTAATCCAGTAAAGGAAATGAAAGGCATGCATTCTAATTACACATATTTTATTAGATGATAGAATTCAAGAACTGGAAAGAATCTTGGAGATGATTTAACTCAACCTCTTCAttaagcaaagaaacagaaaagttaaAGTTTTCAAGACTTCCTATACTTACTAAGTCTTCTAACCATATTTAGGGTTCAACGTAAGAAAAATTACAAGTCTGAAATTCTATGGTAAACGAGTATGTGAGATAATTTATCTATTCTGCTCCTGCTCTTCAATCATAATGGTCAAGTGTATAAAAGATTAACCAAGACAAGAAatcattttagaacatttcttttaaattgatatcagagaaaactgaaaaaagaaaaattataaagctGACCACTTACAAGAGGGGATTCTTTTACATAAACATAGAAAGAACACCTAACCGGATACTAATGTTTTACTTCAATAAATGTATACTTTTGTCTTACTTGGCACTAGTAAGGAAGGCTTTCTGCTTTTAGCACCTTAAAACACTATACTAATTCACTGAAGTTGATTATAGCATGTGAATTATATTGCAATAAAtctgttacttaaaaaaattaaattttcctgACAGGTATTATACTATATTCAACTGGCTGACTCTTATAGGAGGCACTCATTTTTGTTTGTATACCTGAGGGGATTGATATCAGTGTAATTGAAGCATATTTTGCAGTCATTTACGGTAGTTCTgaagtttataaatatttaccCTTCtatgcctgcctccctcccaccctgaaGCTACTTAATTACTACTTACTATCTCTTTTTTCCTTACTTGTTAGAAATATGTTCTCATATCATTTCAATTGACTTAATCTCATTTATACAGAACTCTGCTATGAGACCATAATTCTATTATACATCTTGGGGGAGGGAGATAAATGTTTCTAAAGACATTTTCTAAAAAGATTATACCTACTAATAAAATTGAGGAAGTTCTTCCCAGCCAACTGAAaccattaatattaatatttaaagattAAATTAGGAATGGGAAGTTTTCTCTATGTACTCTAAAATACTCTGGAATTCAGGCAGCTTATTAATGTATAATGAGGAATAATTTGTACTAAAGTATTATTTCTGTTTAGCGTACATTAACTGTCTGATGACAAAATACATGTAAGTATACAAAACTGCAATATTTTTCAAGAAAGAATTGTAAGTATCTTGGTGACTAGAAGATGATTAATgtaatttctgctgctgctgctgctaagtcacttcagtcgtgtctgactctgtgtgaccccatagatggcagcccaccaggctcccccgtccctgggattctccaggcaagaacactggagtgggctgccatttccttctccagtgcatgaaagtgaaaagtgaaagggaagttgctcagtcatgtccgaccctcagcgaccccatggactgcagcctaccaggctcctccatccatggaatttgccaggcaagagtactggagtggggtgccactgccttctccaatgtaatttctatttatttttaattatataaaataatgcaaATCCTGCTTAGGATCTGAACAAAAGCAATCTAGCCTCTTATTCTGTTAATGACAGATCAAGTGAATGATTATTTAAATCactgttttttctctcttgaaaTTCTGCAACtttgaataaacattttaataccACAAtccagtaagtttttttttttctctaataagtTTCTAAAGCCAAACATTTTTCACTggcttaaataaatttttaagaatctctgtctcacacacacacatacacacataatttGTCAAACTCTTTTATGCtattatacaaaatttaaaattataatctaaAACTGTAACTATTTATAGATTTATACTGGTAAATATAATCTCTACTTAGTACTTCAAGGTGTATTACAAAAACATGTTATTCTTACACAAGACAATTTCAACGTGTGGAAAACAATTTCCAGTCACTAAATTTACCTTGTCCTAAGAGCAAGCCAAGCAGCTTCTATGTCTGCATAGAGGTTCTTCTCTGTTGGTTTCCCAGAACTTGCACCATATCCAGAATAATCATATGAGAATATATTACAATTAATCCGTGATCCCAGTCCTATGTAAAAGCTGCTCATCTGACCAAGATCAACAGCATTTCCATGTGAAAAGAGTAAAGTATATTTGGCATTGGGTGAGCAACGCACAAACATGCAGGCAATTCTGTTGCCTTTACTGGTTCTAGTCATGAAACACTCAATGGCATCTTTTTCTCTAGAAGAATATTGCCAGTCTGCTCGTTCTGATAGGTGTAAAGTCCAACGGCTTCCACTTTCATCACACATCAGCGTATAAGTTGGATCAGGTGGCAAAAATGCTAACTTTGAAGCAATTTTCCCCGGACAAGGTGGACAGCAGAAGAGGCAACATAGCTCACTAAACGAAAGATTATTCatcttctgaaaaagaaaacagtcaatGTTTTAATCACTGAATGTGCATTCTgcatttacatataataaaagttaaaacaaagaTACCAACCAATAAATTCTACTAGTGGTCAGTGTCTACAATGTTATATGAAGTATCCTTGCCCCAATAGATTTTTGGCATCTTTGTAGAAACACATTAAATCCTGAGGTGAGGCAAATATTCCTGAGTAGAGAACAGATTCAAATACTATATGACACATTTCAAACAGTAGTGGTATCTTGTAATACTtaatcaaaatatgaaaaatgatacTCTTACCAGAGAATAGAGGTATAAATTTGCTATTTCTCcacaaaaaacaacaaaggagGTATGAAATATCTTTAGTTTGTAATTTCAGTGAAAATTCTCAGACTCTCAAGAGAAGTTAGGGATTTAAcataataaatatgtaataataGCACTGATGAAGCACTCACTGTccatcaggcactgtgctaagtgtaCTATGCCTTTTAGCATGTTTAATCCTCTAAGCAACCCTCTTTGGTAGTCTGAGAAAGAAATCTGCACAAGGTGAATCAGCTGCAGAGCCAAGATTTTACACCAGGCTCAGGCATCATCCTACATCACTAGGTTATACTGCCTCAAAGGCTCTGAACACTACTTGACTCAGAAGCCTATTATTTTAGCCATAGTGCCAGTGGCCTAAATAACCTATAAGACATTAAAATCAATACATGTTATGTATGTAATTATTGCCCAAATCAAGAAGGCATTATTatggaaaaaaaggtaaaatctgCTCAAGGAAAACTTCCAAATGGTTAGCCAGAAATAAGTGGAACCTTTGAAGTCAGAGTTGGGGGTAGCACTTATTAACCATTTaaccttgagcaaattatttaCCTTTTTGACCCTTATTGTCTTCGTTAAGTAAATGCCTACAATGAACAGACTGGTTGTGAAGAACAAATACAATGATATTGTTGAAGCATTTAACATGGTAATAACGGCTATAGTCAAGACTCAGAAATGGTCCACTTTCTCCTGTGCCTTTTTcatcaatatttaaaaagtatCCACAGTTCATATGAACTCAGGAACATAAATAAAGTACTACTTGTTTGCCCTACCAGCATTTCCTTCTAATTATCCTTTCTTAAATTCTTATCTCTTTTTAGTGGCAGACCATTACTTAGTTCCAGGAAGAAGGCATTCAAAACAAACACCTTCCAGAGTAACCAGAGGTCTCTCTGGTCTGGTCTAATGTCATCTAATTTTCtctaaaaaaatctaaataaaggaTAGGAAAAAAAGTACTTCATtataccaaataaataaaaaaataaatcaataaatcacTCAGAAGAGTGACTAAAGAAAGGAATGCCTGTTTCATTAATTACTGATTCAAAATCTCATTTATATTGCTTAA is part of the Capra hircus breed San Clemente chromosome 8, ASM170441v1, whole genome shotgun sequence genome and encodes:
- the ABHD17B gene encoding protein ABHD17B isoform X2, giving the protein MNNLSFSELCCLFCCPPCPGKIASKLAFLPPDPTYTLMCDESGSRWTLHLSERADWQYSSREKDAIECFMTRTSKGNRIACMFVRCSPNAKYTLLFSHGNAVDLGQMSSFYIGLGSRINCNIFSYDYSGYGASSGKPTEKNLYADIEAAWLALRTRYGIRPENVIIYGQSIGTVPSVDLAARYESAAVILHSPLTSGMRVAFPDTKKTYCFDAFPNIDKISKITSPVLIIHGTEDEVIDFSHGLALFERCQRPVEPLWVEGAGHNDVELYGQYLERLKQFVSQELVNL
- the ABHD17B gene encoding protein ABHD17B isoform X1; the protein is MFRALIHGDFCQYQDTTFKNDTLIYQSRCELYLLSRRKMNNLSFSELCCLFCCPPCPGKIASKLAFLPPDPTYTLMCDESGSRWTLHLSERADWQYSSREKDAIECFMTRTSKGNRIACMFVRCSPNAKYTLLFSHGNAVDLGQMSSFYIGLGSRINCNIFSYDYSGYGASSGKPTEKNLYADIEAAWLALRTRYGIRPENVIIYGQSIGTVPSVDLAARYESAAVILHSPLTSGMRVAFPDTKKTYCFDAFPNIDKISKITSPVLIIHGTEDEVIDFSHGLALFERCQRPVEPLWVEGAGHNDVELYGQYLERLKQFVSQELVNL